In Paenibacillus larvae subsp. larvae, the following proteins share a genomic window:
- the cobJ gene encoding precorrin-3B C(17)-methyltransferase, translated as MIYVVGIGPGERKMMTGEALEAIQNADVIVGYITYIRLIEELIRDKEVVKTGMRKEIDRCQEAVNIAKTGKTVAVISSGDAGIYGMAGLILEILDKEKEPIGVEIVAGVTASIGAAVRLGAPLMHDFCHISLSDLLTPWEVIEKRVKLAAEADFVVCFYNPRSKGRADHLKHALEIMMTYKSPETPIGIVKDVGRKEERKILTTMDEINYEDVNMTTMVIVGNKETYISGDRMITPRGYTL; from the coding sequence ATGATTTATGTTGTAGGAATTGGACCGGGCGAAAGAAAAATGATGACCGGAGAGGCACTTGAAGCCATTCAGAACGCGGATGTGATCGTCGGATACATTACGTATATCAGACTGATTGAAGAACTTATCCGGGATAAAGAAGTAGTCAAAACGGGGATGAGGAAAGAAATAGACCGCTGTCAGGAAGCCGTAAATATTGCGAAAACAGGGAAAACCGTGGCGGTTATCTCCAGTGGGGATGCCGGAATTTACGGAATGGCCGGCCTTATTCTTGAGATTCTTGACAAAGAGAAGGAACCGATAGGAGTGGAAATAGTGGCCGGAGTAACTGCGAGTATCGGTGCGGCTGTAAGACTGGGAGCACCCCTTATGCACGATTTTTGCCATATCAGTTTAAGTGATTTGCTGACACCTTGGGAAGTAATCGAAAAGCGGGTGAAACTGGCAGCAGAAGCTGACTTTGTAGTCTGCTTCTATAATCCGAGAAGCAAAGGCCGGGCTGATCATCTGAAACATGCCTTGGAAATCATGATGACCTACAAATCGCCGGAAACCCCTATCGGTATTGTGAAAGATGTCGGGCGCAAAGAAGAAAGGAAAATCCTGACGACCATGGACGAAATCAACTATGAAGATGTGAATATGACTACGATGGTTATCGTCGGCAATAAGGAAACCTATATCTCCGGTGACAGAATGATTACACCAAGGGGCTATACGCTATGA
- the cobK gene encoding precorrin-6A reductase, with protein MILIIGGTSDSLDICDWLNARKRNYMVSVATDYGEKLAKQHADQVIGQRLDEEGMCRVMREKAVSLVIDATHPFAVEVSGNAMNAANKMEIPYIRYERPSGQADHLHLVRDIDEACQTASALGNRIFLATGSKNLPQYLEKLPGKYVIARVLPVSEVVAACEQLGLLADQIIAMKGPFSQSLNKELFKQTGAEVMITKESGAKGGFAEKVEACKELGIPCVVIRRPSLNYPEVLTRIDELEKYV; from the coding sequence ATGATCCTAATTATCGGTGGAACCTCCGATAGTCTGGATATTTGTGATTGGCTGAATGCCCGCAAACGGAATTATATGGTTTCCGTTGCTACGGATTATGGCGAAAAACTGGCGAAACAGCATGCCGACCAAGTCATCGGTCAGAGACTGGATGAAGAAGGCATGTGCCGGGTTATGCGTGAGAAGGCGGTATCTTTGGTCATTGATGCGACCCATCCTTTTGCTGTGGAAGTGTCCGGGAATGCAATGAACGCAGCAAACAAAATGGAAATTCCCTATATTCGCTATGAAAGGCCATCCGGCCAGGCAGACCATCTTCATCTTGTTCGTGATATTGATGAAGCATGTCAAACCGCATCAGCGTTGGGTAACCGGATTTTTCTTGCAACCGGAAGCAAAAACCTGCCGCAATATTTGGAAAAACTCCCCGGTAAGTATGTGATAGCAAGAGTTTTGCCTGTTTCGGAAGTAGTGGCCGCCTGTGAACAGTTGGGTTTACTGGCCGACCAGATTATAGCGATGAAAGGTCCGTTTTCCCAATCATTGAATAAAGAACTTTTTAAACAAACAGGTGCGGAAGTGATGATTACGAAGGAAAGCGGGGCAAAGGGCGGTTTTGCCGAGAAAGTGGAGGCTTGCAAAGAACTCGGAATTCCTTGTGTAGTGATTCGGCGCCCATCGCTAAATTACCCGGAAGTCCTTACAAGAATAGATGAACTTGAAAAATATGTATGA
- a CDS encoding uroporphyrinogen-III synthase — protein MTSLPEYKENIVYFCGNCTFFHSAIAGSRNSYDFVCFSSSSTVDNLLSVLSREEKALLRSLKLLSIGPMTSRTIREKGFEVYREAALPEALIDLLLEEAGEVVPT, from the coding sequence ATGACATCATTACCGGAATACAAAGAAAATATTGTTTACTTCTGCGGAAACTGTACCTTTTTTCATTCAGCCATTGCTGGATCACGGAACAGCTACGATTTCGTCTGTTTTTCCAGCTCCTCCACTGTGGATAATCTGCTCTCTGTTTTAAGCAGGGAAGAAAAAGCACTGCTCCGTTCGCTGAAATTACTCTCCATTGGTCCTATGACCAGCCGGACGATACGCGAGAAGGGGTTTGAGGTATACCGCGAGGCGGCGTTGCCGGAAGCACTTATTGATTTACTATTGGAAGAAGCCGGGGAGGTTGTACCAACATGA
- a CDS encoding sirohydrochlorin cobaltochelatase: MKKAIVVISFGTSYPETRAKTIDACENRIREMFPDYDVFRAFTSNKIIKKLAVRDGIQIDTPEQVLKKLKDAGYTEVIIQSLHLINGEEFEKIVSQALPYRDQFARLLISKPLLDSYEDYGKAIQAVKAQSPDLAEDEALVLMGHGSGHHAFSAYACLDHMLANEPIYLGTVEGYPPLERVIEQLQAANVRKVHLMPFMLVAGDHAIHDMASDEENSWKSQFIQQGFETASYLQGLGENPLIQEQFICHIKTAIEKEAAKHG; this comes from the coding sequence ATGAAAAAAGCGATAGTGGTTATCAGTTTTGGAACAAGTTATCCGGAGACACGCGCAAAAACAATAGATGCTTGTGAAAACAGGATCAGGGAAATGTTTCCCGATTACGACGTGTTCAGGGCTTTTACGTCCAACAAAATTATAAAAAAACTTGCGGTACGTGATGGCATTCAAATCGATACGCCTGAACAGGTTTTAAAAAAATTGAAAGATGCCGGTTACACAGAGGTCATTATTCAATCCCTGCATCTGATTAACGGCGAGGAGTTTGAAAAAATCGTATCTCAGGCCCTGCCATACCGGGATCAATTTGCCCGATTGCTTATAAGTAAACCTTTACTGGACAGCTATGAGGATTACGGTAAAGCCATACAAGCCGTTAAAGCACAATCACCGGACCTTGCCGAAGATGAAGCGCTGGTGCTTATGGGACATGGCTCCGGGCATCATGCATTCAGTGCATACGCCTGTCTTGACCATATGCTTGCAAACGAGCCCATTTATTTGGGTACAGTGGAAGGTTATCCTCCCCTTGAACGTGTTATTGAACAACTACAAGCAGCTAATGTCCGGAAAGTCCATTTGATGCCGTTTATGCTTGTGGCGGGAGATCATGCTATCCATGATATGGCATCGGACGAAGAGAATTCCTGGAAATCGCAATTCATACAGCAAGGGTTCGAAACAGCCTCCTATTTGCAGGGACTCGGTGAGAATCCACTGATTCAGGAACAGTTTATTTGTCATATTAAAACGGCTATAGAGAAGGAGGCAGCAAAACATGGCTAA
- a CDS encoding cobalt-factor II C(20)-methyltransferase, with amino-acid sequence MAKFYGIGTGPGNSELLTMKAVHTLEKLDVLYTPEPKKGGTSLALKIVSLYLPEKLTVKQRHFPMSYNKEEKEQAWERIAAEIKEDVLSEKNAGFITLGDPMIYSTYSYLLELLQTEVETETIAGISSFSYIASRIGWPIVMDEESLAVIPVTSGEAAVNQALTHFHTIILMKAASNMPLVLRLLDKHQLLEKAVLVSNASMVSEKITYGLEHLHDDEKLSYFSTIIVKKER; translated from the coding sequence ATGGCTAAGTTTTATGGCATTGGAACAGGGCCCGGAAACAGTGAGCTATTAACAATGAAAGCCGTCCATACCCTGGAAAAGCTTGATGTTCTCTATACACCTGAACCAAAAAAGGGCGGAACCAGTCTTGCTCTAAAGATCGTCTCTCTTTATTTGCCGGAAAAGCTTACGGTAAAGCAGCGCCATTTTCCAATGAGCTATAACAAGGAGGAAAAGGAGCAGGCATGGGAAAGAATCGCAGCGGAAATTAAAGAGGATGTCTTATCGGAAAAGAATGCCGGATTTATTACACTTGGAGATCCTATGATTTATAGTACTTACAGCTATTTGCTTGAACTCTTGCAGACAGAGGTAGAAACAGAGACGATTGCGGGGATTTCCTCTTTCTCCTATATTGCTTCGCGTATCGGCTGGCCAATTGTCATGGATGAGGAATCGCTCGCAGTCATTCCGGTAACATCCGGGGAGGCTGCGGTTAATCAGGCACTGACACATTTTCATACCATTATTTTAATGAAAGCAGCCAGTAATATGCCGCTGGTGCTGCGGCTATTGGATAAACACCAATTACTGGAGAAGGCAGTGCTTGTCAGTAATGCATCGATGGTTTCCGAGAAGATTACATACGGGTTGGAACATCTTCATGATGATGAAAAGCTCTCTTATTTCTCTACGATTATTGTAAAAAAAGAAAGGTAG
- a CDS encoding energy-coupling factor ABC transporter permease, with amino-acid sequence MHIMEGFLPPKWSIIWIIVFIPFLIAGLFRIRKLVVADQHNKLLLALCGAFIFVLSALKIPSVTGSCSHPTGVGLATVLFGPLVVSVFGAIVLLFQALLLAHGGITTLGANAVSMAVAGPIVGFLVYKLARKFGCRQGFSIFLCAFIADLATYLVTSVQLGIVFPDPASGMMASIFKFMAIFCTTQVPIAIAEGLLTTIMYNLIRKNLPEKVAQLQ; translated from the coding sequence ATGCATATTATGGAAGGCTTCTTGCCGCCAAAATGGTCCATTATTTGGATTATCGTATTTATTCCGTTTCTTATTGCCGGATTATTCCGAATCCGCAAACTGGTTGTCGCAGATCAACACAATAAATTGCTTCTTGCCTTATGCGGCGCATTTATTTTTGTATTGTCGGCTTTAAAAATCCCTTCTGTTACGGGCTCTTGCTCTCATCCCACCGGCGTAGGACTTGCAACCGTATTGTTCGGGCCTCTTGTAGTGAGCGTTTTTGGCGCGATTGTACTGCTTTTTCAGGCTTTGCTTCTTGCTCATGGAGGAATAACCACACTTGGAGCCAATGCGGTTTCTATGGCTGTAGCCGGACCCATTGTCGGTTTTCTGGTATATAAATTGGCCCGGAAATTCGGCTGCCGTCAAGGCTTTTCCATTTTCTTGTGTGCATTCATAGCAGATCTCGCCACATATCTTGTTACTTCTGTGCAGCTTGGGATTGTTTTTCCGGACCCGGCATCCGGCATGATGGCATCTATCTTCAAATTCATGGCCATTTTCTGTACTACGCAAGTTCCTATCGCTATTGCAGAAGGTTTGCTAACGACAATTATGTACAATCTTATCCGTAAAAATCTTCCTGAAAAGGTGGCGCAATTACAATGA
- a CDS encoding energy-coupling factor ABC transporter substrate-binding protein: MKKININLVLLLLVVILMVSPFFLNKNAAYEGSDGEAEAAISEINPDYEPWFTPIYEPKSGEIESLLFTLQGCIGTGIIAYVIGVHRGKRKQEHVNH, encoded by the coding sequence ATGAAAAAAATCAATATTAATTTGGTTCTTCTGCTTCTGGTCGTTATTTTAATGGTAAGTCCCTTTTTCCTGAATAAAAATGCCGCTTATGAAGGTTCGGACGGGGAAGCGGAAGCAGCTATCTCCGAAATCAATCCGGACTATGAACCATGGTTCACCCCCATTTATGAACCAAAAAGCGGTGAAATAGAAAGTTTGCTTTTCACTCTGCAAGGCTGTATCGGCACCGGGATTATCGCTTATGTTATTGGAGTACACCGGGGCAAACGGAAACAGGAACATGTTAACCATTGA
- a CDS encoding energy-coupling factor ABC transporter transmembrane protein produces MLTIDKYAYQNRWIGVSPYIKSSGYVLLMILSLSGPVILQAGIFMLLVPLTIYVVKMNFRQYLKWLMLPFSFLLLSLISILVSLSPSGDGLLFEVQAGSWYLGISDATVQAAIHVFFRSTACLACTTLFILTVPVHQLVKVMKKIYIPALLVELMVLIYRFIFIFMEEAGAIRHAQQLRFGYNGFKNSYNSFAMLVNVLFQRVMKRYSEMSVALDVKLYQGDFHV; encoded by the coding sequence ATGTTAACCATTGATAAATATGCCTATCAAAATCGCTGGATCGGCGTTTCTCCCTATATAAAATCATCCGGGTATGTTCTGCTTATGATTCTTTCCTTAAGCGGTCCGGTGATTTTGCAGGCCGGCATCTTTATGCTGCTTGTTCCGCTAACCATTTATGTCGTAAAAATGAATTTCCGCCAGTATTTAAAATGGCTTATGCTTCCGTTTTCTTTTTTACTGTTGAGCCTAATCTCGATTCTGGTTTCCCTGTCGCCGTCCGGGGATGGACTGTTGTTTGAAGTGCAGGCCGGTTCCTGGTATCTGGGTATTTCAGATGCAACCGTTCAAGCTGCAATACATGTTTTTTTCAGAAGCACAGCTTGCCTTGCCTGTACTACCTTATTTATATTAACCGTTCCTGTGCACCAGTTGGTTAAAGTTATGAAAAAAATCTATATTCCCGCTCTTCTTGTGGAATTGATGGTTCTGATTTACCGCTTTATCTTTATTTTTATGGAAGAAGCGGGAGCCATCCGCCATGCGCAGCAGCTCCGCTTCGGCTATAACGGGTTTAAAAACAGTTATAACTCTTTTGCGATGCTTGTGAATGTGTTGTTTCAGCGGGTAATGAAACGCTATAGTGAAATGTCTGTTGCCCTTGACGTAAAGCTTTACCAAGGTGACTTTCACGTATAA
- a CDS encoding ATP-binding cassette domain-containing protein, giving the protein MLSTNQISFEYEDGKLALDDVSIDLSKGNIIGLVGANGSGKSTLFKQLLGLLKPSDGKVMFHGQPLRYNKKDLFSLRKQVGIVFQDPDQQIFYSNVADDVAFALRNLGMKEDKIAVRLDKVLETVGAAEFRDKPVQYLSYGQKKRVAIAGALVVDTEWLLLDEPTAGLDPEGRQMMMELIRDLAAAGKKILISSHDIDLIYEICNYVYILKQGRVLLEGPETEVFSDVALVKEAGLTQPWLVKLHERIGLPLCKTEDELFRYSAKYIEEK; this is encoded by the coding sequence ATGTTATCCACCAATCAAATAAGTTTTGAATATGAAGACGGCAAACTGGCATTGGATGATGTATCGATTGATCTTTCGAAAGGAAATATCATCGGTCTCGTCGGTGCCAACGGCTCAGGGAAATCTACACTTTTCAAGCAATTGCTCGGCCTTCTAAAACCGTCGGACGGAAAAGTGATGTTTCATGGGCAGCCGCTCCGCTACAACAAGAAGGATCTTTTTTCTTTACGCAAACAGGTGGGAATTGTTTTTCAGGACCCCGATCAGCAAATTTTTTATTCGAATGTGGCGGACGATGTGGCTTTCGCTCTCCGTAATCTGGGCATGAAGGAAGATAAAATTGCTGTACGCCTAGATAAAGTTTTGGAGACGGTAGGTGCGGCAGAATTCCGTGATAAGCCTGTTCAGTATTTGAGTTACGGGCAGAAAAAGCGGGTGGCCATTGCCGGGGCACTGGTAGTCGATACGGAATGGCTACTTCTTGATGAACCTACGGCAGGGCTCGATCCGGAAGGAAGGCAAATGATGATGGAGCTCATCCGGGATTTGGCCGCGGCAGGCAAAAAAATATTGATTTCCAGCCATGACATTGATTTAATTTATGAAATTTGTAATTACGTGTATATATTGAAGCAAGGGCGCGTCCTGCTTGAAGGACCGGAAACAGAGGTGTTTTCCGACGTTGCACTTGTGAAAGAGGCCGGACTAACCCAACCTTGGCTCGTAAAGCTGCATGAGCGGATAGGACTTCCATTATGCAAGACGGAAGACGAACTGTTCCGGTATAGTGCCAAGTATATAGAAGAAAAGTAA
- the sdaAA gene encoding L-serine ammonia-lyase, iron-sulfur-dependent, subunit alpha, which yields MFHNVADLIKLTEERQVKISRIMLEREMSLREKTSDEILQLMDTNLTVMEKAIEKGLKGVVSLSGLTGGDAVLLQRYIASGNSLAGPLILDGMSKAIATNEVNAAMGIICANPTAGAAGVVPGALFAVKEKLKPTRMQMLEFLLTAGAFGFVIANNAFVSGAAGGCQAEVGSATGMAAAAIVEMAGGTPQQSAEAMSIALKNMLGLVCDPVAGLVEVPCVKRNGIGTSTAIVAADMALAGIKSRIPSEEVIKAMYEVGLSMPKSLRETADGGLAATPTGRKLEAMVLGNIE from the coding sequence ATGTTCCATAATGTAGCCGATCTGATTAAACTAACGGAAGAAAGACAAGTAAAAATCTCCCGCATCATGCTGGAAAGGGAAATGTCATTACGGGAGAAAACGAGCGATGAGATTCTGCAATTGATGGATACCAATTTGACCGTTATGGAAAAAGCTATCGAAAAGGGACTGAAGGGAGTTGTTTCCCTCTCCGGCCTGACGGGAGGAGATGCCGTTTTGTTACAGCGATACATTGCAAGCGGTAACTCATTGGCAGGCCCCCTTATTCTTGATGGTATGAGCAAAGCCATCGCAACCAATGAGGTCAATGCTGCGATGGGAATTATTTGTGCCAATCCTACGGCAGGTGCAGCGGGTGTTGTACCGGGGGCTTTATTTGCTGTAAAAGAAAAATTAAAGCCTACAAGAATGCAAATGCTGGAGTTTCTATTAACGGCCGGGGCATTCGGTTTTGTCATTGCCAACAATGCCTTTGTCTCGGGTGCGGCCGGAGGATGCCAGGCGGAGGTTGGCTCCGCGACAGGAATGGCTGCCGCCGCGATCGTAGAGATGGCGGGCGGTACTCCGCAGCAGTCTGCAGAAGCGATGTCAATCGCACTTAAAAACATGCTGGGTTTAGTGTGCGATCCTGTAGCCGGCCTTGTGGAAGTCCCGTGCGTTAAACGTAACGGAATCGGAACCTCCACAGCGATCGTGGCTGCTGACATGGCCCTGGCCGGCATTAAGAGCCGTATCCCAAGTGAGGAAGTGATCAAGGCGATGTATGAAGTTGGCCTATCCATGCCAAAATCCTTGCGCGAAACGGCAGACGGAGGGCTGGCCGCGACGCCAACCGGACGCAAGCTGGAAGCAATGGTATTGGGCAATATAGAATAG
- the sdaAB gene encoding L-serine ammonia-lyase, iron-sulfur-dependent subunit beta: protein MQFKSVFDIIGPVMIGPSSSHTAGANRIGRVARKLFGRLPETVQVTLYGSFAKTYKGHGTDLAIISGILDFDTADERIPEALNIARDMGLDVTFIQSDEDMEHPNTARIVLRDKQGGLEIVGVSIGGGSMEIREVRQLDDTPSGKTPAMLVLHEDKYGAVANVTSLLAKHHINIGYMEVSRSTKGQSLMAIEVDQSVDDSLIHHMYGLPHITEIWQVKTYQRTSKEGERICSIM, encoded by the coding sequence ATGCAGTTTAAATCTGTCTTTGACATCATCGGACCTGTCATGATCGGTCCATCCAGTTCCCACACGGCAGGGGCCAACCGCATCGGCCGTGTAGCGCGGAAGCTATTCGGACGCTTGCCTGAAACCGTTCAGGTTACCCTATATGGCTCATTTGCGAAAACATACAAGGGGCACGGAACAGATCTTGCGATTATTAGCGGTATTCTTGACTTTGATACGGCGGACGAACGAATTCCCGAAGCCCTTAACATTGCCCGGGACATGGGACTTGACGTGACATTTATACAATCGGATGAAGACATGGAGCATCCCAATACCGCACGTATTGTCCTGCGGGACAAGCAGGGGGGCTTGGAAATCGTTGGGGTCTCGATTGGCGGAGGCAGCATGGAAATCCGGGAAGTCCGCCAGCTTGACGACACACCGTCCGGTAAAACTCCGGCCATGCTTGTCCTCCATGAAGATAAATACGGAGCTGTAGCCAATGTCACATCCCTGCTGGCCAAACATCATATTAATATCGGATATATGGAGGTCTCCCGTTCGACAAAAGGGCAAAGCTTAATGGCTATTGAGGTTGATCAATCAGTTGACGATTCGCTAATCCATCATATGTATGGCCTCCCCCATATCACAGAAATATGGCAAGTAAAAACCTATCAGCGTACAAGCAAAGAAGGGGAAAGAATATGTTCCATAATGTAG
- a CDS encoding PTS sugar transporter subunit IIC, translated as MIGCRKSCISRLSSYFKPLHFSRRQQSADFCNSPDFKVFKDQRSDEGSNNASECTCLVANIATPVVNATLLKVGGIITASADGNPIVTGIILGGVITIVGSSPLS; from the coding sequence ATGATAGGCTGCCGGAAATCCTGTATTTCAAGACTGTCTTCATATTTCAAGCCGCTTCATTTCTCGCGGCGGCAGCAATCCGCGGATTTCTGCAACAGTCCGGATTTTAAAGTTTTTAAAGACCAACGATCCGATGAAGGCAGCAACAATGCCAGCGAGTGCACATGTTTAGTGGCAAACATAGCAACACCGGTCGTGAATGCCACTCTGCTGAAGGTCGGCGGTATTATTACTGCCTCGGCCGATGGCAATCCGATCGTTACGGGAATCATACTTGGTGGTGTTATCACCATCGTCGGTTCGTCACCTCTTAGCTAA
- a CDS encoding aromatic amino acid transport family protein, protein MNGNTAKKLGFQAENTAVKNENYLDPKKWHKQDTTWALSLFGTAIGAGVLFLPINAGTGGLLSLLLITILAFPIMYYSHRALAKMIYASNSAEEGITGTIREYFGNKASIIFNIIYFCSIYTIVLMYSVALTNTASSFMVHQLHMQEPPRAILSLVLVLGLIVILNLGQDITVKVMSMLVYPFIASLLFIAISLIPQWNTSMISFSSISTFSTGTGYFGMLWMTLPVIVFSFNHSPMISSFVMKQRATYGIEATDAKCAQIQKVCYIMTFTVVMFFVWSSVLSLTPNDLIMAKEQNLSILSYLANKLNSPLIAIAAPIIAFVAITKSFLGHYVGAYEVMRDMIIKSCKARGKDVKEKTVKTIILAFVVLTCWYVAYANPSILGLIDTLSGPLVAAILCLLPMFAIYKVPVLAKYRGKISNIFVIIIGVLTVLASIKSLL, encoded by the coding sequence AGCTGAAAATACTGCAGTAAAAAATGAGAATTATTTAGACCCCAAAAAGTGGCATAAACAAGATACCACCTGGGCATTGAGCCTTTTTGGAACAGCAATTGGAGCAGGAGTACTCTTTTTACCTATTAATGCAGGTACAGGTGGTTTATTATCATTACTGTTAATTACCATACTTGCATTTCCTATCATGTATTACTCGCATAGGGCGCTAGCTAAAATGATATATGCTTCCAATTCTGCTGAGGAGGGAATTACAGGTACAATAAGAGAGTATTTTGGAAATAAGGCAAGTATAATTTTTAACATAATATATTTCTGCTCAATTTATACTATCGTGCTGATGTATTCGGTTGCACTTACAAATACTGCAAGTAGTTTTATGGTGCATCAATTGCATATGCAGGAGCCTCCAAGAGCCATTTTATCGCTTGTATTAGTACTCGGTCTTATAGTTATACTAAATTTAGGTCAAGATATCACTGTAAAGGTAATGAGCATGCTAGTATATCCTTTCATAGCTTCTCTGCTTTTTATCGCAATATCTTTGATTCCACAGTGGAATACGTCAATGATTAGTTTTTCAAGTATTTCTACTTTTTCAACAGGAACAGGATATTTTGGAATGTTGTGGATGACACTGCCAGTCATAGTATTCTCGTTTAATCATTCTCCCATGATTTCGTCATTTGTTATGAAACAGAGAGCAACCTATGGAATAGAAGCAACTGACGCCAAATGTGCTCAAATACAAAAAGTTTGTTATATCATGACATTCACCGTTGTTATGTTCTTTGTTTGGAGCAGTGTCTTAAGTTTGACGCCAAATGATCTTATAATGGCAAAAGAACAGAACTTGTCAATCCTATCCTATCTTGCTAATAAGCTTAATTCGCCTCTAATCGCTATTGCAGCTCCTATCATTGCTTTTGTGGCCATAACAAAGTCCTTCCTTGGCCATTATGTAGGAGCATATGAGGTAATGCGTGACATGATTATCAAGTCCTGTAAAGCACGCGGAAAAGATGTAAAAGAAAAAACAGTTAAGACAATAATCCTTGCTTTTGTCGTATTAACATGTTGGTATGTTGCTTATGCAAATCCAAGTATTCTAGGACTCATTGATACCCTCAGCGGTCCGCTAGTTGCTGCTATCTTATGTCTATTACCAATGTTTGCAATCTATAAAGTACCAGTATTGGCTAAATACAGAGGGAAAATAAGCAATATATTTGTCATTATAATAGGCGTGCTTACCGTCCTTGCAAGTATTAAGTCATTATTATAA